The stretch of DNA CGTGATCTCGCCGAAAGCTGCGTCGGGAGTGCCGGTCAGGGCCACGGCGCCACTGTACAGCTCTTCGGCGAGGAGGTTCTGGCCGGGGCTGCCATCCACGGTCCATTCGACCTTCCCTTCGGTGATGCCTGCCATGACCTCGTTGCTGCGCGGTTCGATGTCTTCCGCGGCCTCATGCAGCCCGTGCCTGAGGGTTTCCCGGTCGGACCGTTCCTGAGTCGGCACCAGCTTGACCACGGCATGGGCCTTGTCCAGGAGGGCCTGGTCCGTCCTCGCATCTGAGTCCTGGAACTGGACAGCGAAGGTGATGAGCCCCGCAACCACCAGCCCGGCGAACATCATGAGCAGCATGGCCGCCACCACGCGAAAGCGCACCGAATGCGCACGGGCGCTCCAGCCGGGCTGTTCCGGATTGCCGCCCGGCGGTGGAACCGGCTGTGTGGACCGCGCCGCCCTGGCGCTTTCCCGCAGCCGGGTCAAAGTTGCGGTCACGGTTTCTCCTTTCTAGGCCAGACGGTATCCGGCGCCCCGGGTGGTGAGGATCTGGTCTGCGCCCAGTTTCATCCGCAGCTGGCGCACGTACACGTCCACTACGTTGGAGGTGCCGTCAAAGTCGTAACCCCAGACGTGGCTGAGAAGTTGTTGCCGGCTCAGGACCTGCCCCGGGTGGAGCAGGAACATCTCGGCCAGAGCAAACTCGCGGGCTGAGAGCTCCACGGTCTTGTCCCCGATGCTTATGGTGCGGGTATGGAGGTTCAGTTCCAGTCCGCCATAACGGAGGACATTGCCGGCAGGCGGGTCTCCGTTGTCGCCTGGCCGGAGCCGGGCCCTGATGCGGGCCACCAGTTCCTCGAAGCGGAACGGCTTGACCATGTAGTCGTTGGCTCCGCCCTCCAAGGCGGCCACGGTGTCCGCGGCCGAGCCGC from Arthrobacter sp. B3I9 encodes:
- a CDS encoding response regulator transcription factor: MIRILIAEDEERISRFIEKGLRAAGFAPTVVADGIKAVDYASSGEFDLLLLDVGLPRLDGFTVLSILRQAQVGIPVIFLTARGSAADTVAALEGGANDYMVKPFRFEELVARIRARLRPGDNGDPPAGNVLRYGGLELNLHTRTISIGDKTVELSAREFALAEMFLLHPGQVLSRQQLLSHVWGYDFDGTSNVVDVYVRQLRMKLGADQILTTRGAGYRLA